In one Chionomys nivalis chromosome 13, mChiNiv1.1, whole genome shotgun sequence genomic region, the following are encoded:
- the Cdk20 gene encoding cyclin-dependent kinase 20 isoform X1, with the protein MDQYCILGRIGEGAHGIVFKAKHVETGEIVALKKVALRRLEDGIPNQALREIKALQEMEDSQYVVQLKAVFPHGAGFVLAFEFMLSDLAEVVRHAERPLAPAQVKSYLQMLFKGVAFCHANNIVHRDLKPANLLISASGELKIADFGLARIFSPDGGRLYTHQVATRWYRAPELLYGARQYDQGVDLWAVGCIMGELLNGSPLFPGENDIEQLCCVFRILGTPSPRVWPEITELPDYNKIAFKEQAPVPLEEVLPDASPQALDLLGQFLLYPPHQRIAASQALLHQYFFTAPLPAHPSELPIPQRPGPPHVHDFDVDRPLEESLLNPELIRPFIPEGCSPSPACLPQEHLDSCSSAFS; encoded by the exons TTGCCCTCAAGAAGGTGGCCCTGCGGCGGCTGGAGGATGGCATTCCTAACCAGGCCCTAAGGGAAATCAAGGCTCTGCAGGAGATGGAGGACAGTCAGTAT GTGGTACAGCTGAAAGCCGTGTTCCCACATGGTGCAGGATTTGTGCTGGCCTTCGAGTTTATGCTGTCAGACCTGGCAGAGGTGGTGCGCCATGCTGAAAGGCCCCTGGCCCCAGCACAGGTCAAGAGCTACCTGCAGATGCTGTTCAAAGGTGTTGCATTTTGCCACGCCAACAACATTGTGCATCGG GACCTGAAGCCCGCCAACCTGCTCATCAGTGCCTCAGGCGAGCTCAAGATCGCGGACTTTGGCCTGGCCCGCATCTTCTCTCCAGATGGTGGTCGCCTCTACACACATCAAGTGGCTACCAG GTGGTACCGAGCTCCTGAGCTCCTGTATGGTGCCCGGCAGTATGACCAGGGCGTCGACCTATG GGCTGTGGGCTGCATTATGGGAGAACTGTTGAATGGGTCCCCCCTGTTCCCGGGAGAGAATGACATCGAGCAACTTTGCTGTGTGTTTCGCATCCTGGGCACGCCCAGTCCTCGAGTCTGGCCG GAGATCACAGAGCTGCCTGACTACAACAAGATCGCCTTCAAGGAGCAGGCACCGGTGCCCCTGGAGGAGGTGCTGCCTGATGCCTCTCCCCAGGCCTTGGACCTGCTGGGCCAGTTCCTCCTCTACCCTCCACACCAGCGTATTGCAGCCTCCCAG GCCCTTCTGCATCAGTACTTCTTCACAGCTCCTCTGCCTGCCCATCCCTCTGAGCTGCCAATTCCTCAGCGCCCAGGCCCCCCTCATGTCCATGACTTCGATGTGGACCGTCCTCTTGAGGAGTCACTGCTGAACCCAGAGCTGATTCGGCCCTTCATCCCAGAGGGGTGCTCGCCTagtcctgcctgcttgccccaggAGCATCTAGACAGCTGTTCCTCTGCCTTTTCCTGA
- the Cdk20 gene encoding cyclin-dependent kinase 20 isoform X2 codes for MDQYCILGRIGEGAHGIVFKAKHVETGEIVALKKVALRRLEDGIPNQALREIKALQEMEDSQYVVQLKAVFPHGAGFVLAFEFMLSDLAEVVRHAERPLAPAQVKSYLQMLFKGVAFCHANNIVHRDLKPANLLISASGELKIADFGLARIFSPDGGRLYTHQVATRWYRAPELLYGARQYDQGVDLWAVGCIMGELLNGSPLFPGENDIEQLCCVFRILGTPSPRVWPEITELPDYNKIAFKEQAPVPLEEVLPDASPQALDLLGQFLLYPPHQRIAASQALLHQYFFTAPLPAHPSELPIPQRPGPPHVHDFDVDRPLEESLLNPELIRPFIPEGLLRATRN; via the exons TTGCCCTCAAGAAGGTGGCCCTGCGGCGGCTGGAGGATGGCATTCCTAACCAGGCCCTAAGGGAAATCAAGGCTCTGCAGGAGATGGAGGACAGTCAGTAT GTGGTACAGCTGAAAGCCGTGTTCCCACATGGTGCAGGATTTGTGCTGGCCTTCGAGTTTATGCTGTCAGACCTGGCAGAGGTGGTGCGCCATGCTGAAAGGCCCCTGGCCCCAGCACAGGTCAAGAGCTACCTGCAGATGCTGTTCAAAGGTGTTGCATTTTGCCACGCCAACAACATTGTGCATCGG GACCTGAAGCCCGCCAACCTGCTCATCAGTGCCTCAGGCGAGCTCAAGATCGCGGACTTTGGCCTGGCCCGCATCTTCTCTCCAGATGGTGGTCGCCTCTACACACATCAAGTGGCTACCAG GTGGTACCGAGCTCCTGAGCTCCTGTATGGTGCCCGGCAGTATGACCAGGGCGTCGACCTATG GGCTGTGGGCTGCATTATGGGAGAACTGTTGAATGGGTCCCCCCTGTTCCCGGGAGAGAATGACATCGAGCAACTTTGCTGTGTGTTTCGCATCCTGGGCACGCCCAGTCCTCGAGTCTGGCCG GAGATCACAGAGCTGCCTGACTACAACAAGATCGCCTTCAAGGAGCAGGCACCGGTGCCCCTGGAGGAGGTGCTGCCTGATGCCTCTCCCCAGGCCTTGGACCTGCTGGGCCAGTTCCTCCTCTACCCTCCACACCAGCGTATTGCAGCCTCCCAG GCCCTTCTGCATCAGTACTTCTTCACAGCTCCTCTGCCTGCCCATCCCTCTGAGCTGCCAATTCCTCAGCGCCCAGGCCCCCCTCATGTCCATGACTTCGATGTGGACCGTCCTCTTGAGGAGTCACTGCTGAACCCAGAGCTGATTCGGCCCTTCATCCCAGAGGG ACTCTTAAGAGCTACAAGAAACTAA